The Mercenaria mercenaria strain notata chromosome 8, MADL_Memer_1, whole genome shotgun sequence genome has a segment encoding these proteins:
- the LOC123566045 gene encoding uncharacterized protein LOC123566045, protein MAHMIYRIKVVAALLTLHIIAFGIIVQRNSMVLDRPRSRFDATVSRYQFQPSQKLPTPLLTSSRTRWIIMSLAVSTMMSRGYEFCLPIVVAAWKQIGWHSLIFVVESSNVWNTSTVLKLVRDQTLDIDPTARFVRIPVSHNPVSFAQVSRLFAILFAPWIRPNDLVMTTDIDLIPIKKNIFDEVEKSDISLLNTNCCGSFIWNNTEISMQPMSYVAMSAKNWLKVMDIRRPFEKNETHAHYINSWLTQNYGKVIPSKDVVKGGNAVWFLDQRVVSIQLYKTSLKTYKRPQRTSLERADRARDNSWTNFKRFMDAHMYYDSFKGAQWNRTFRLITYIFSVDVSEKLKFYREQFVKYTKYST, encoded by the coding sequence ATGGCACATATGATATACAGAATAAAAGTTGTTGCTGCTTTGTTAACGCTGCATATAATCGCATTTGGAATTATAGTTCAACGTAATTCAATGGTTTTGGACAGGCCAAGGAGTAGATTTGACGCAACAGTTTCAAGATACCAGTTTCAACCATCGCAAAAACTACCTACACCCTTACTTACGTCATCAAGAACGCGTTGGATTATTATGTCTTTAGCTGTGTCCACAATGATGTCGAGGGGATATGAATTCTGTCTACCTATAGTCGTAGCTGCTTGGAAACAGATAGGATGGCACTCACTGATATTTGTTGTTGAAAGTTCAAATGTATGGAATACATCGACAGTACTGAAACTTGTAAGAGACCAAACCTTAGATATAGACCCTACCGCCCGATTTGTCAGGATACCAGTGAGTCATAACCCTGTGTCTTTTGCTCAGGTATCTCGGTTGTTTGCTATTTTGTTCGCACCATGGATAAGACCTAATGACTTAGTTATGACAACAGATATTGATTTAATTCcaataaaaaagaacattttcgACGAAGTTGAGAAGTCAGATATATCACTGCTAAATACAAATTGCTGTGGGTCGTTTATATGGAATAATACAGAAATAAGTATGCAGCCAATGTCATATGTGGCTATGAGTGCAAAAAACTGGTTAAAAGTAATGGATATTCGACggccatttgaaaaaaatgaaacgcATGCTCATTATATAAACTCTTGGTTAACTCAGAATTATGGAAAGGTTATACCTTCTAAAGATGTTGTTAAAGGTGGAAATGCAGTATGGTTTTTGGATCAAAGGGTTGTTTCGATCCAGCTCTACAAGACAAGTTTAAAAACATACAAGCGACCTCAAAGAACTTCATTAGAAAGAGCTGACCGGGCTAGAGACAATTCTTGGACTAATTTTAAACGCTTTATGGACGCACATATGTATTATGATTCATTTAAAGGCGCTCAGTGGAACAGAACATTTCGTCTCATCACTTATATTTTTTCGGTTGATGTctcagaaaaattaaaattctacagagaacaatttgtaaaatacacTAAGTACTCGACATAA